The segment GATATTTCATAAACATATCAAAAATAGCGGAATAGATCTAAACTTTATAGAAAATTTTGTATCAACACAATTACATTTATACCACTATTTAAATTAAAAAAAAGAGATATAACCTTAAATTTGAATATCAAGAAATATGTTATTGATCTTTTCCCCCAAAAAAAAGTTTATATACTTTCTATTAAAGAAAAAGAGCGAATAAATATGAGCGACTTACCAGTCGATGCTACTTATTTAATTAGATCGTCGCCCATGAAGTTTGGTATCGGGGTTACTAGCGAAGTAGGTTATGATCTTAAAAAACTTAAAGTATCAAAAGTACTAATTGTTACTGATAAATTCATAAATGAAGGAACAAAAATACCTGAAATAGTTAAGGAATCTGCTGAAGAAGAAAGTATTAAAGTTGATATTTGGGATGGTGTTGAACCTGAACCAAGTCTTCAATCTGTTAGAGAAGGAATAGAATTTGCTAAAAATAAAGGATACGATGGATTCATTGGATTGGGAGGAGGAAGCTCTATTGATACTGCCAAAGCTATAGACTTATTTACAACATATCCTACAGATTTTTACGATTATCTCGCCAAGCCTATAGGAAAAGGAATGGACGTGCCTGGACCAATAAAGCCACTTATAGCAATACCTACAACAGCCGGTACTGGAAGTGAAACTTCTCCTGTTTGTGTTATTAGTTTACCTGAATTGAAAACAAAAAGCGGCATCTCTAACGATACATTAAGACCTACTCTAGCCATTTTAGATCCTTTGAATACTATAACTATGCCACCAAAAGTTACGGCATCTACTGGCATGGATGCGCTTATGCATGCTATTGAGGCATACACTAGTAAACCATACGATACTAAAGTTAAACCAGCAACCCCACTAGAAAGGCCAGTTTATGTAGGTTCTAATCCAGTAACAGATCTTTTAGCTGAAAAAGCTATTAAGCTTATAGGCGATAATCTTAGACGTGCTTTTTTAAATGGTTATGATATAGAGGCTCGTTCTAATATGCTTTTAGCTTCTTTTCTTGCTGGCGTTGCTTTTACAAATGCAGGTGTTCATATACCACATGCTATGAGTTTCCCAATAGGTGGAAGGATACATGTACCCCATGGGGTAGCTGTTGGAATAGGCGGACCTGCATGTCTTATCTTTACGATATCTTCATCGCCAGAAAAGCATGCTTATATAGCTCAATTATTGGGTGAAAAAATAGATGGATTATCAAAAATTGAGGCTGGACTTAAAGCACCCGAGGCACTCATAAAATTAATGAAAGATTTAGATTTTCCTAATGGGCTCAGCGCTCTTGGTTTTTCTGAAAGGGATGTACCTGAGCTTGCTGAAGATACCTTAAAACAACAGAGATTGATTATGCAAAGTCCAAGAATTATTTCTAAACAAATATTAGAACAAATTTTCTATAAAGCTTTAAAATATTGGTAATATAAACTATAAGAAAAATATCGGGATTTAAATGGTCTTTCTCGATTCATGTTTATTTCTTCTTTCTATTGAGCTCTACATAATTTTTGGCATAATCCTAGTTGACTTTATAGATAAAGGAAGTATAAAAATAGAAAAATTTTAGGTACTCGCTATGTTAAATTCATTTTGTAATGGAAAAATTCTTAGAGTAAACTTATCTCTAAATAAATTGATATTTGAAGAGCTAAACGAAGGTTTTTATAGGACTTACTTAGGTGGTAGAGGATTTGGCGCATATTTTCTTTATAAAGAACTACTTCCTCATATTGATCCATTTGCTCCAGAAAATAAGATTATATTTGCTACAAGTATTATAACTGGTGTACCAATACCAGGAGTAAATAGATTTAGTGTTATTTCAAAATCTCCACTTACAAATGGATTTGGAGAAGCTGAAGCTGGAGGATATTTTGCTAATGAGCTTAAATCATCAGGCTTCGATGCTATAATTATTGAAGGCACATCAGAAAAACCAGTATATTTATCAATTATAGATGGCAAAGCTGAGATTAGAGATGCTGAGCATCTTTGGGGTAAAACGACAAAAGAAGTTACTGAAAAAGTTAAGAAAGAATTAAAAGATCCATTAATAAGAGTTGCTTGTATCGGCCCATCCGGTGAGAAACTAGTAAGATTCGCTAATATAATATGTGATCAAAGGTATGCTGCTGGACGTAGTGGATTAGGTGCAGTAATGGGTTCAAAAAAGCTTAAAGCAATAGCTGTGAGGGGACATAAGAAATTTAAGTTTTATGACATGAAAAAGTTAATTGAAATTGCAAGATATTTTACAACAAATTGGAAAAATCATATAGGTTCAATGAGTCGACATATTTATGGAACATTAGATTTATTAACAGTTTTAAACTATGATGGCACTCTTCCTACACTTAACTTTAAAGGCGGATCATTTGAAAAAGCAGATTTAATTAGTGGAGAAGAAATGAATAAAAAAATATTAATCAATAGAGAAGGTTGCTTTGCATGTCCTATAAGATGTAAAAGAGTAGTCAAAGGAAAAGAACCATATGTAACGGATCCAGATTATGGTGGTCCTGAATATGAAACAGTAGCAGCTTTTGGATCATTATGCTATATTGATGATATTAATGCAATAGCTTTAGCAAATCAAATGTGTAATGCATATGGATTAGATACAATAAGCACGGGATGTGCAATTGCTTTTGCTATGGAATGTTATGAAAATGGGATTCTTACAAAAGATGATGTAAATGGATTGGATTTAAAATTTGGAAATAAAGAAGCTATGCTTAAATTGATTGAGATGATTGCTAAAAGAGAAAATATAGGCGACATTTTAGCTGAAGGAGTTATGAGAGCTTCCAAGAAAATAGGAAAAGGAAGTGAAAAATTCGCTTTACATGTTAAAGGAAAAGAAGTGCCAATGCATGAACCACGTGGCAAAGTAGGTCTTGCATTACAATATGCTCTTTCACTATCTGGAGCTGATCATATGCAATGTGCACATGATCCGATTTTTGAAACGGAAAGAAAAGACTTAAAAATGATTGGAATAGAAAAAACGATTTTAAGAACAGATTTAGGACCGGATAAAGTTAAAGTATTCTATTATTCAAACTTATGGTGGAGTTTATTAGATTGTTTAGGAATTTGTAAATTTACTTTCACTCCACACTCAGCCGGTGTTCTTACTCCAAATGATCTTGTTAATATTGTAAATGCAGTTACTAATTGGGATACAAGTCTTTGGGAGTTGATAAAATGTAGTGAAAGAGCTATAAATATAGCAAGATGTTTTAACATACGTGAGGGACTAACATCAAAAGATGATATAATTCCAGATAGATTCTTTGAAGAAATGGAGTTTGGTAGTAGGAGAGGGCAAAAGATATCTAGGAGCGATTTCTTTAATGCTAGAGATTTATACTATGATATGGCTGGATGGGATAAAGAAGGTAAACCTAGAAAAGCAAAATTATATGAGTTAGGATTAAGCTGGATAATTGAAAATATGTGAAATATGTATAGACATTTTTGAATTATTAAAAAGTGATATCTTTTATGATGCTAATACTTTACATATAAAGTTGATAAATTATTATTTATTAAGGAGGTATAATAAAAACCTATATATAAGTTCATTTGGTCTACACTTCAATGAAGAAGATATTTTCTTTACCATATGGTTCATCTAAAATAAAATTTAAGCTTTATTCTAAAGATATAAAAATAATAAAACCTAATAAAATTAAGTTTACTCATAAAAAAATTAATTTAGAAGATTTTTTAGATAACCCTATAGCTTCTCCTAAGCTTTCAGAACTTTTAAATAATAAAGATAAGATTACTATAATTACTAATGATATTACTAGGCCCATTCCAAAAGTAACAATTATTCAAGAATTATTAAAATATCTTAAAAATAATGGAATTTCATATGATAATATTAAAATTTTATTAGCTACAGGAGCTCATAGAAAACATACATTAGAAGAAAAGAAGTTTCTTTTAGGAGAAGAAATATTAAAGAAAGTGAAAGTTATTGATCATGATGCATATAATGAAAGTGTGCTAGCATACATTGGTAAAACAAGTTTTGGTACCGAAATTAAAGTTAATGAAGCTATATTGGATAGTTTTATAATTACTACTGGTATAATAGATTTACATTGGTTTGCTGGGTATACTGGAGGAGCTAAGAGTATTTTACCAGGAATATCAGCATATTCTTCAATAAATAAAAATCATTCAATGTTAACTCATCCTTTTTCAAAAGCAGGTGTTATAGATGAAAATCCTGTTAGAAAAGATATAGATGAAGCTGGTAAAATAGCTGGATTAAATTTTATTATTAATATTGTTTTAAATGATAAAAAAGAAATAGTAGAACTATTTGCTGGAGATTATTTAAAAGCTCATAGAAAAGGTACAAAGCTTATTGATAAAATATATAAAGTAAATGTAGAAGAAAGATTTGATATAGTTATAGCGTCTCCTGGTGGATTTCCAAAAGATATTAACTTATATCAATCTCAAAAAGGTTTAGAATTTGCAAGTTATATAGTAAAAGATGGTGGAATAATTATATTGGTTGCTGAATGTCGCGATGAAATAGGGAATAATGTTTTTGAAAAATGGATAATTAATTCGATTGGTCCAAATCAAATTATTGAGAGATTTAGTAAAGAAAAATTTGTTATAGGCGGGCACAAAGCATACGCATTTGCTAGAATAGCTGAAAAATCTGATATATTATTAGTTTCTTCAATTCCTAGGAAAAATATAGGGTTTATAAAATGTTTTTCTTCTATAGATGATGCACTTAAGTATGCTTTTGAAAAAATTGGGAAAGATGCATCTATAGCAATAATGCCATATGCAAGCTCAACATTACCTGTTACAAAATAAAAAAGCATCAGAAATTCTCCATTTGCAATGTTAGCGTTTAATAGCCCATTCTATAATAGTTATTATGTATTTTTATATTGCTTTATTATATACCACATTTTATTAAACAACCATAGTAGATAGTAAATAAAAGTTATGTAGATATGCCTTATTTAATAACTAGCCAAAAGAATTTATTTTTTAAGGGTATTTAGTAAATAAAATTAAGGTAATTAATGTTTATATAATAACATAATAAGCATATCATAGCATTAAAATGGTATCGAATATGAGAAAAGAAGAAAATAATTGGTATTTAGTAGCAAACAAGCTTCATTCTAGATATGGTGGCAAGATAGAAATTCTACCAAAGGTCCCCATTCTTAAACTTAAAGACTTCTCAATATGGTATACCCCAGGTGTTGCAAGTCCATGCAAAGAGATTCATAAAAACGGAAAAGATCTTTCCTTTGAATATACATTAAGATGGAATTATGTTGCTGTTATTAGTGATGGTACACGTGTTCTAGGTTTAGGTGATATAGGTCCTGAGGCTGCAATACCAGTCATGGAAGGTAAAGCATTATTATTTAAGTACTTAGGCGGCGTTGATGCCGTCCCAATAGTCTTAAATACTAAAGATCCAGATAAGTTTATAGAAGTTGTTAAGCTTCTTGAGCCTAGTTTTGGAGCAATAAACTTAGAAGATATAGAATCTCCTAAATGTTTTTATATACTCGAAAAACTTACTGAAATACTTGAAATACCTGTTTGGCATGATGATCAGCAAGGAACAGCATTAGTAACACTTGCAGGCCTTATTAATGCTCTTAAAATTGTAGGTAAAAAAATTGAAAATATAAAAGTAGCCATAGTAGGTGCAGGAGCAGCAGGCTTAGCAATAACCAAGTATCTAATTAAAGCTGGTGTTAAATCAGGAAATATTATCATGGTAGATAGTAAAGGAATTTTATATCAAGATAGAGAAGATCTTAAGAAGGATGATGTTTGGCTTAAATGGAAGAAATATTATGCTGAAATAACTAATGAAGAAAAAAGAGTTGGTGAAATTCCTAATGCTATGAAAGATGTAGATGTACTTATAAGTATAGCAAAACCTGAACCTGGAATAATTAAAAAGGAATGGATTAAATTAATGAAAGAAAATCCAATAGTATTTGCATTAGCAAATCCAATACCTGAAATATGGCCCTGGGAAGCTAAAGAGGCTGGTGCTAAAATAGTTGCTACTGGAAGAAGCGACTTTCCTAATCAAATAAATAATAGTTTAGGATTTCCAGCAGTATTTAGAGGGATATTAACCGTTGGAGCTAAGAAAATGGTAGATTCTATGTTCCTAGCAGCAGCTTATGCAATAGCTAAATATACTGAGAAGACTGGCATTAATGAGAATAGAATTATACCAACAATGGAAGAATTAGAGATGTATGTAGAAGAGGCTATTGCTGTTGCTGAAAAAGCTATTGAAGAAGGAATTGCAAGAAAGAAACTATCAAGAACTGAGCTTGAGGTAAATATAAGAGAACTGATATATAGACCTAAAAAGTACATGGATATAGCTATAAATAACCAACTTATACCGCCATATTCATATTAATATACAAAAATCATTTTTAGAGTATGACGATATAAATTAATTACATCTTCCTGCAGAATCTATGAAAAACTAGTTAGCCTAAAGTGGGTTTTTAATTAAGTTATTCCTATTATATATCCGTATATTATATATCGAATATTTTAGCAGAAAATAGTTCGTAATCATAAAAAATATGAGTAAAAAATAAAGTCATTTATTGTATTTGAAGAGAAAAACAAATAATATTTCTCAAATAATTAAATATTTTATAGCTCCGATTCCTTAAGTTGGAGAAAAGTATGTAGGAAAATTATTAAAAAAATTTATAAGAAATATTTCCTATTTCATATGAAAAAATAATGGCCTTAAATATTAATTTTTAGCATACTTAATGCATTTCAGATTTTAATATTTTAAAGAAAAATATCGAATTTTAAAATTAATTTGTAAAAATTTAAATATTATATTATAGTTAAAAATAATATCTTTTTAGAATAAGGTGCTAGATTTTGGGGATATTAGGATCAACTAAAGAAAGGGATGAAGCAATATTAAAAGAATTACGTGCAAAATTATCTGAATTAAAAGAAACTATTTCATTAGAAATGAGTAAATTTAATGAAAGAATTGAAAATTTGGAAAATAAAGTTTTAGAATTATCAGAAAAAATGAGTAGTTATACAGGTTATAATCCAGAAGTATTTAGTAAAATTGAAAATATTACTATTAAAGCTGAAAAATTATCTTCAATATTAACAAGAGTTGAAGATTATGAATTGAGAATAGTATCTATTCAAGAAGGTTTACAGCATTTACTTGATGTTCTTCAAAAAGAAAGAGAAATTATTAGAGGAGATTTAGAAAAAATCTCTAAAGAAAAAGCTGAATTAGTAAATATGAAAGAAGAAATACAAAGATGGATGAATGAATTAAAAGAGAAGGAAGGAAGCTTTAATTTATTACAATCTTCAGTAAAAGAATTAGAAGACAAGAAATTAAAATTGGAAGAAGAGATCAAAGAACTTTCTTCAAATTATCTTCAAATGATAAAAAATACTTCATTAATGCTTGAAGAACAAATTAGAAAAATGGATAGGTCTCTTAAATTTAGAGAAATAAGACTTGAAAGACTTATTAAAAAAGAAAAAGAATTATCTGAAGCTATAGCTAATTTACAAGAAAAAGAAAAAGAATTTAAAGCTATTGAAGAAAAAAGTTCAAATCTTGGATTAAAAGTCCAAGAATTGGAAAAAAGGAGAGAAGCTTTAGAAAAAGAGATAAAAAGATTGGAAGAAGAAAGGAATAGATTAGAAAAAATTGTAAAGGATATGAGAAGTGCTATATTAAAACCTTAATTTATTCTTCTTTACTTTTAGCAATAATTTCTGTTAATTCTTGTAGAGTATCAGTTAATACATCTAATTGAGCTGCTATTCCAATTAGCATTTCTTTTATTTCTTTTAAACTATTTTCTATAGAAGAAATTTTCTCAGGACTAATGCCTGAGGATTCAATTTGAGAAATTTTTTCAATTATTTTTTCATTTTCACTAGATACTAGCATTAATGCCTCTGCTATTTTTTTACTGCTTTCATATGTAGCTACTTTACCTTTAGGAGTATCTATATAAGATAATTCTATTTCATATACTTCATTACCACTATTTTTACTTTCACTATTTTCTTCCATTAAACAATCACCTCAAGAATAGACCTTCTACATATAGGGCATGTTCCTCTTAATCTACTCCATTCAATAAAACATGCACGATGCCCTATTGCTCCACAATTTGGACATTTATATATGCTATCGTTAGGATTAATTTCTAACATACATATAACGCATTTTAATTCTTCTTTAATAAAAACCTTTTTTTTAACAGTCCAATCCCAAAAACCTATACTTTTCCCTTCCTTAAAAACAATCTTCATTTTCTCTAAAATCTTTTATTAATACTTCTTAATTAGTATTACGTTTTTAATCTTCAATAATTATTTTAATCGTAAGAGGAGTAAATCTTCTCGTTGTATTTATATGCATATAATCCCCATTTTTAATATCCAATTCTGAAAGTTTTTGATGATCTCTTAAAAGTTTTGTTTTATATTGTATTTCTGGGTCTGGTAAACTAAAAGATTTTGCTATTCTTTCTTTTAAATCTAAAATCGTTTCATTAATAGAAGCTTTAAATTCTATATAGCCTGTTTTAAAAGCTTTTCCACATACAAAACAATTCTCATTTTTTTCAAGATCAATTGTTGTAAATGAATTAGCTTTAGAATCATAAACTAATAATCCTTTAATTATTTCACCAATACTTTCTTTATGAATAATTTTAAGAACCTCTTGTGATTGTATACCAGCAATTGTTGCAGCAATTGTTTGAAGAGCAGGAAGTTTAGGTTTAAGCTTTTCTTGCAAGCTTAATATAAAATTTTTTAATTCTTCATCAATTTTTTTAAGATGTTCTATAGAAGCATATTTAATATCATATATAGTCTTAAATCCACTATTAAAAATTCTTGAAATAATTTCAAAATCAATTTCTAAACCTTGCTGAATTAAATCATTAAATAAATCTTTTGGTGTTCTTCTTTTAAGAGTACATTCAGCTAATTGAACTTCATTTGGAATTAAATTTTCTCCATGGCATTCAATACATGAAGTTACTCCAGGAATAACAACTTGAACATTTCCATAAAAACCTTCCATTGCTCCATCTACTAATGGCTTATTTAATTCTACAGCTAAAGAATTTAACCATCTTCTAGTAGGCCAATTATCAACACAAGAACATATAACATCTGCTTCTTCAAAAATTTTCCCTTCAAGAAAATGCACATCTATATTATATGATTCAACTTTAACGTATGGATTCATTCTTTTAATTCTTTTTTTAGCTACTTCTGCTTTTGGTTTACCTATATCTCCTTTATGAAAAAGCATTTGTCTACTTAAATTTGATAATTCAATAACATCCATATCAACAAGAATTAATTTACCTATGCCGACTAAAGCAAGATTTTTAGCTACTTCACATCCTGTAGCTCCTACACCTACAATTAATATTTTAGCTGAACTTACTTTATTTTGATCCCAGCCTTCAATAATAATTTGCCTGTCATACCTATCCATTAATGACGACATTTATCATAATCCTCAAATAAACTTAAATAAAAGCCTGTTCTTCTTTTGCAAAAGCAAGAATATATTGTTTAACATGAGCTTTAAAAATATCTGGATTATATTTTAATTCCATAGCAGCTATAGAATTTAATGGATCATCTGGATTAGGTTCATTAAGTAAATTTCTTAAAGTTTCTATAATTGAAAAAAGATGAATTGAAGGAGACCAATCTGCTTTTAAAAGAGACTCGCATATTCTAGCAGGCTGATCATCAGAAAAATTAGGATGCCATATTCTCGTATGCCAAATAATTTCTGGAGGTGTAAAAGGAAAAGATCTGGGTACAAAAATTTCTACTCTAAAATATCCATTTTCATATATTCCTGAGCCTACTATAACGCCCATATAATGAGTTAAATCATTATCAACTATATCGAATAATGGTTCATTTTCTCTCATTAATTTATATTCTAATGCAAGTCTTTTCTCCCACATTAATTCAGGGAGCTCTGCAGTTTGCATTAATTAAGCCCCCTACAGTTCTCGTTATCAAAACTAATTTATCGCCCTCTGAAACTCCTAAATTTGCAAGAGTATCGGTATCTTTTACAGCTCTGCCTCTATAAGTTAATCTGGTTGTATCTGGTGGAAGACGTTTAATAGCGCAAACTTTAGCTTTTATAGCTCCAATAGTAGCTTCTGGAGAAACTTCTAATTCTAATGGACTACCTCCACCTACTGCTGGAATAACTTTTATCTTCATTTCCTTTACCCCTTAATTATTAATTTAAATTAATTATAAGATAAATATTAATTTATGCTTTTACTTTATTTAAATTAATAAAAGTGGTTAAGAGTGAAAGCAAGAATTTATCCTCTTGCATTAGGTAAAATATTAAGACATTCTTTAACGAATTTAGAAAGAGAAGTAATAGGATTACTTATTGGAAAACTGCAAGGTCAAGTTTTAGAAATATGGGATGCAGTAACTGGAGAACAATATGGAAAACAAGGATTTGTAGAATTAAATGAAGAAATTCAAGCAGAAATTGCTGAGAAATTACAAAAAGAAAGAAAAGGGTTAACTATAGTTGGCTGGTATCATTCTCATCCAGGCTTAGGTTTATTTCTTTCAGGAACAGATATTTCTACTCAAAA is part of the Nitrososphaerota archaeon genome and harbors:
- a CDS encoding hydroxyacid-oxoacid transhydrogenase; the encoded protein is MSDLPVDATYLIRSSPMKFGIGVTSEVGYDLKKLKVSKVLIVTDKFINEGTKIPEIVKESAEEESIKVDIWDGVEPEPSLQSVREGIEFAKNKGYDGFIGLGGGSSIDTAKAIDLFTTYPTDFYDYLAKPIGKGMDVPGPIKPLIAIPTTAGTGSETSPVCVISLPELKTKSGISNDTLRPTLAILDPLNTITMPPKVTASTGMDALMHAIEAYTSKPYDTKVKPATPLERPVYVGSNPVTDLLAEKAIKLIGDNLRRAFLNGYDIEARSNMLLASFLAGVAFTNAGVHIPHAMSFPIGGRIHVPHGVAVGIGGPACLIFTISSSPEKHAYIAQLLGEKIDGLSKIEAGLKAPEALIKLMKDLDFPNGLSALGFSERDVPELAEDTLKQQRLIMQSPRIISKQILEQIFYKALKYW
- a CDS encoding aldehyde ferredoxin oxidoreductase family protein, translating into MLNSFCNGKILRVNLSLNKLIFEELNEGFYRTYLGGRGFGAYFLYKELLPHIDPFAPENKIIFATSIITGVPIPGVNRFSVISKSPLTNGFGEAEAGGYFANELKSSGFDAIIIEGTSEKPVYLSIIDGKAEIRDAEHLWGKTTKEVTEKVKKELKDPLIRVACIGPSGEKLVRFANIICDQRYAAGRSGLGAVMGSKKLKAIAVRGHKKFKFYDMKKLIEIARYFTTNWKNHIGSMSRHIYGTLDLLTVLNYDGTLPTLNFKGGSFEKADLISGEEMNKKILINREGCFACPIRCKRVVKGKEPYVTDPDYGGPEYETVAAFGSLCYIDDINAIALANQMCNAYGLDTISTGCAIAFAMECYENGILTKDDVNGLDLKFGNKEAMLKLIEMIAKRENIGDILAEGVMRASKKIGKGSEKFALHVKGKEVPMHEPRGKVGLALQYALSLSGADHMQCAHDPIFETERKDLKMIGIEKTILRTDLGPDKVKVFYYSNLWWSLLDCLGICKFTFTPHSAGVLTPNDLVNIVNAVTNWDTSLWELIKCSERAINIARCFNIREGLTSKDDIIPDRFFEEMEFGSRRGQKISRSDFFNARDLYYDMAGWDKEGKPRKAKLYELGLSWIIENM
- the larA gene encoding nickel-dependent lactate racemase → MKKIFSLPYGSSKIKFKLYSKDIKIIKPNKIKFTHKKINLEDFLDNPIASPKLSELLNNKDKITIITNDITRPIPKVTIIQELLKYLKNNGISYDNIKILLATGAHRKHTLEEKKFLLGEEILKKVKVIDHDAYNESVLAYIGKTSFGTEIKVNEAILDSFIITTGIIDLHWFAGYTGGAKSILPGISAYSSINKNHSMLTHPFSKAGVIDENPVRKDIDEAGKIAGLNFIINIVLNDKKEIVELFAGDYLKAHRKGTKLIDKIYKVNVEERFDIVIASPGGFPKDINLYQSQKGLEFASYIVKDGGIIILVAECRDEIGNNVFEKWIINSIGPNQIIERFSKEKFVIGGHKAYAFARIAEKSDILLVSSIPRKNIGFIKCFSSIDDALKYAFEKIGKDASIAIMPYASSTLPVTK
- a CDS encoding NADP-dependent malic enzyme; the encoded protein is MRKEENNWYLVANKLHSRYGGKIEILPKVPILKLKDFSIWYTPGVASPCKEIHKNGKDLSFEYTLRWNYVAVISDGTRVLGLGDIGPEAAIPVMEGKALLFKYLGGVDAVPIVLNTKDPDKFIEVVKLLEPSFGAINLEDIESPKCFYILEKLTEILEIPVWHDDQQGTALVTLAGLINALKIVGKKIENIKVAIVGAGAAGLAITKYLIKAGVKSGNIIMVDSKGILYQDREDLKKDDVWLKWKKYYAEITNEEKRVGEIPNAMKDVDVLISIAKPEPGIIKKEWIKLMKENPIVFALANPIPEIWPWEAKEAGAKIVATGRSDFPNQINNSLGFPAVFRGILTVGAKKMVDSMFLAAAYAIAKYTEKTGINENRIIPTMEELEMYVEEAIAVAEKAIEEGIARKKLSRTELEVNIRELIYRPKKYMDIAINNQLIPPYSY
- a CDS encoding RING finger domain-containing protein codes for the protein MKIVFKEGKSIGFWDWTVKKKVFIKEELKCVICMLEINPNDSIYKCPNCGAIGHRACFIEWSRLRGTCPICRRSILEVIV
- a CDS encoding ThiF family adenylyltransferase; protein product: MSSLMDRYDRQIIIEGWDQNKVSSAKILIVGVGATGCEVAKNLALVGIGKLILVDMDVIELSNLSRQMLFHKGDIGKPKAEVAKKRIKRMNPYVKVESYNIDVHFLEGKIFEEADVICSCVDNWPTRRWLNSLAVELNKPLVDGAMEGFYGNVQVVIPGVTSCIECHGENLIPNEVQLAECTLKRRTPKDLFNDLIQQGLEIDFEIISRIFNSGFKTIYDIKYASIEHLKKIDEELKNFILSLQEKLKPKLPALQTIAATIAGIQSQEVLKIIHKESIGEIIKGLLVYDSKANSFTTIDLEKNENCFVCGKAFKTGYIEFKASINETILDLKERIAKSFSLPDPEIQYKTKLLRDHQKLSELDIKNGDYMHINTTRRFTPLTIKIIIED
- a CDS encoding ubiquitin-conjugating enzyme family protein yields the protein MQTAELPELMWEKRLALEYKLMRENEPLFDIVDNDLTHYMGVIVGSGIYENGYFRVEIFVPRSFPFTPPEIIWHTRIWHPNFSDDQPARICESLLKADWSPSIHLFSIIETLRNLLNEPNPDDPLNSIAAMELKYNPDIFKAHVKQYILAFAKEEQAFI
- a CDS encoding ubiquitin-like domain-containing protein, with amino-acid sequence MKIKVIPAVGGGSPLELEVSPEATIGAIKAKVCAIKRLPPDTTRLTYRGRAVKDTDTLANLGVSEGDKLVLITRTVGGLINANCRAP